A window from Actinomycetospora corticicola encodes these proteins:
- a CDS encoding acyl-CoA dehydrogenase family protein, with protein sequence MAPTHVVANQAPDLVGFDAAADPPLLEALEREGAGWALDDVHETGRRVGSAEVREWADAAHRNEPRLRTHDRFGFRVDEVDYDPGYHALLGEAVSRGFAGAVWEGRPGQHVARAAGFLVWSQAEAGHGCPVSMTHAVVPALRVAPELFAQYGPGLMSRAYQPGLADPSSKTGLLAGMGMTEKQGGSDVRTNTTTATPNADGSYSLTGHKWFTSAPMCDVFLVLAQTGGASGATGSGGGAGVTCFLVPRILPDGTRNPFAIQRLKDKLGNRSNASSEPEFDGTIGFRVGDEGRGVRTIIEMVACTRLDNALGSAAGMRDAVRRAVWHARHRSAFGSALIDKPLMRAVLADLTVESEAAVALSMRLAGAQDRAATDEHEAAFRRIGVTLGKYWICKRQTAVVGEALECLGGNGFVEESGMPRLFRESPLNSIWEGSGNVNALDLLRVLSREPAAVEAYRAEVELAAGADHRLDAAWKAVQDDLRDVAEDRARWLAERLAIVLQGSLLVRHAPAAVADAFVGSRVAGEHGAAFGTLPRGVDVDGILTRVPLG encoded by the coding sequence ATGGCGCCCACCCACGTCGTCGCGAACCAGGCTCCCGACCTCGTCGGCTTCGACGCGGCGGCCGACCCTCCCCTGCTCGAGGCGCTCGAGCGCGAGGGCGCCGGCTGGGCGCTGGACGACGTGCACGAGACGGGACGGCGGGTCGGCAGCGCCGAGGTCCGCGAGTGGGCGGACGCCGCGCACCGCAACGAGCCGCGCCTGCGTACGCACGACCGGTTCGGGTTCCGCGTCGACGAGGTCGACTACGACCCCGGCTACCACGCCCTGCTCGGCGAGGCGGTGTCCCGCGGGTTCGCCGGCGCCGTGTGGGAGGGCCGGCCGGGGCAGCACGTGGCCCGGGCGGCAGGCTTCCTCGTGTGGTCGCAGGCCGAGGCCGGCCACGGCTGTCCGGTGTCGATGACGCACGCCGTCGTCCCGGCGCTGCGGGTCGCCCCCGAGCTGTTCGCGCAGTACGGGCCGGGGCTGATGTCGCGGGCCTACCAGCCGGGGCTCGCCGACCCGTCGTCGAAGACCGGCCTGCTCGCGGGCATGGGGATGACCGAGAAGCAGGGCGGCTCGGACGTCCGCACCAACACGACGACGGCCACCCCGAACGCCGACGGCAGCTACTCCCTCACCGGGCACAAGTGGTTCACCTCGGCCCCGATGTGCGACGTGTTCCTGGTCCTCGCGCAGACCGGCGGGGCGAGCGGAGCGACGGGGTCCGGGGGCGGAGCGGGCGTGACCTGTTTCCTCGTGCCGCGGATCCTCCCCGACGGCACGCGCAACCCGTTCGCGATCCAGCGACTGAAGGACAAGCTCGGCAACCGCTCGAACGCCTCGTCGGAGCCGGAGTTCGACGGGACGATCGGGTTCCGGGTCGGCGACGAGGGCCGCGGGGTCCGGACGATCATCGAGATGGTCGCCTGTACCCGGCTCGACAACGCGCTGGGCTCCGCCGCCGGGATGCGCGACGCGGTCCGCCGGGCCGTCTGGCACGCGCGGCACCGGTCGGCGTTCGGGTCCGCCCTGATCGACAAGCCCCTGATGCGGGCGGTGCTCGCGGACCTGACGGTGGAGTCGGAGGCGGCGGTCGCCCTGTCGATGCGGCTCGCCGGGGCCCAGGACCGCGCCGCGACCGACGAGCACGAGGCCGCCTTCCGGCGCATCGGCGTCACGCTCGGCAAGTACTGGATCTGCAAGCGCCAGACGGCCGTGGTCGGCGAGGCGCTGGAGTGCCTGGGCGGGAACGGGTTCGTCGAGGAGTCGGGGATGCCGCGGCTGTTCCGCGAGTCGCCGCTGAACTCGATCTGGGAGGGCTCGGGCAACGTGAACGCCCTCGACCTGCTCCGGGTCCTGTCCCGCGAGCCGGCCGCCGTCGAGGCGTACCGGGCCGAGGTCGAGCTCGCCGCCGGCGCCGACCACCGGCTCGACGCGGCGTGGAAGGCGGTCCAGGACGACCTCCGCGACGTCGCCGAGGACCGCGCCCGCTGGCTCGCGGAGCGGCTGGCGATCGTGCTGCAGGGGTCGCTGCTGGTCCGGCACGCGCCAGCTGCCGTGGCGGACGCGTTCGTCGGGTCCCGGGTCGCCGGTGAGCACGGCGCGGCCTTCGGCACGCTCCCCCGCGGCGTCGATGTCGACGGGATCCTCACCCGGGTGCCCCTCGGCTGA